A DNA window from Naumovozyma dairenensis CBS 421 chromosome 7, complete genome contains the following coding sequences:
- the MEI4 gene encoding Mei4p (similar to Saccharomyces cerevisiae MEI4 (YER044C-A); ancestral locus Anc_7.210), translating to MNLDLTSEDIEWIVCFALIQHRNKKIWKLVTNKLEKRKDFPVDVCEVIPSKLNKVMLNKREHFDQLKPIYMFNRNAHFETLTKHLFDKPQIFSTFSDDISKVNMTKWYYPRYKLLLLELFEKNSNNIKIDTKLYHLFQCFQELTISFCCFQLDSDFLFLRNFLCKTLLYRTIFKDILSLYLNYLTNDQGSDDEKKKANAIRNKRANTSLIWTMKLHLKTVVNIFNFQIHNASPPRKEAVVIQLIEKYLLLIGNLFHVLINLLDRSLLKYHNTKTAYVKLYQRKKNILPHYYWDDFKNILQTYSQFEDIKEEGTDFLKCTLRELIELVGGINWRKLKEKGKCEGTKFREIKVAIQFIQAELLLLRDSNLIALFYSNTRDIFN from the exons ATGAATTTAGATCTGACATCCGAGGACATTGAATGGATAGTA TGTTTTGCCCTTATCCAACATCgtaacaaaaaaatatggaagTTAGTAACaaataaattggaaaagagaaaagatTTTCCAGTCGACGTATGTGAAGTAATTCCAAGTAAGCTCAATAAAGTGATGTTGAATAAAAGAGAACATTTCGATCAACTTAAGccaatatatatgtttaatAGAAATGCACATTTTGAAACCCTTACCAAacatttatttgataagCCTCAAATATTTAGCACTTTTAGTGATGACATATCTAAGGTAAATATGACAAAATGGTACTATCCTCGATATAAATTATTGCTTTTGGAATTATTcgaaaaaaattcaaataatataaaaattgATACAAAACTATATCACCTTTTCCAATGCTTCCAAGAGCTAACAATATCCTTTTGTTGTTTCCAATTAGATTCAGATTTCCTCTTCCTTAGAAACTTTCTTTGCAAGACTTTACTTTACCGTACtatttttaaagatattttgtCCTTATACCTAAATTATCTAACAAATGATCAGGGATCTGATGAcgaaaaaaagaaagcGAATGCTATTCGGAACAAAAGAGCCAATACTAGTCTAATATGGACGATGAAATTACACTTGAAAACTGTTGTGAAcatatttaattttcaaattcataaCGCTTCCCCTCCCAGAAAGGAGGCTGTTGTCATACAATTAATTGAgaaatatcttcttttaattgGTAATTTGTTCCATGTTTTGATTAATCTTTTAGACAGATCGCTCCTGAAATATCATAATACAAAGACAGCATATGTCAAGTTATatcaaaggaaaaaaaatattcttccaCATTATTACTGGgatgattttaaaaatattttacaaaCTTACAGTCAGTTTGAAGACATCAAAGAGGAAGGTACAGATTTTCTGAAGTGTACCTTACgtgaattaattgaattagtTGGTGGAATTAACTGGagaaaattaaaggaaaaaggtAAATGCGAAGGAACAAAGTTTAGGGAAATTAAAGTAGCAATACAATTTATCCAAGCCGAATTACTACTTCTAAGAGATTCAAACTTAATAGCTCTTTTTTACTCCAATACTCGAGACATATTCAACTGA
- the ERG28 gene encoding Erg28p (similar to Saccharomyces cerevisiae ERG28 (YER044C); ancestral locus Anc_7.207), translating to MSNILTQIQASLQRMPQGYLPKWLLFISIVSIFNSIQTYFSGLELTRKVYAGKPKETTFLSARTFGTWTFISCVIRLYGAFYLNEPHIYQLAFISYIVALVHFGSELLIFRTCSFNSGFMGPLIVSTTSLIWMYNQKEFYTGVPW from the coding sequence ATGTCTAACATCCTAACCCAAATTCAAGCATCCCTTCAAAGAATGCCACAAGGATATTTGCCTAAATGGCtccttttcatttctattgtgtcaattttcaattcaatccAAACTTACTTCTCTGGTTTAGAACTAACACGTAAGGTTTACGCTGGGAAGCCCAAAGAAACTACATTTTTAAGTGCAAGAACTTTCGGTACATGGACTTTCATTTCCTGTGTCATTAGATTATATGGTgctttttatttgaatgaacCTCACATTTACCAATTAGCGTTTATTTCCTACATTGTTGCATTGGTTCATTTCGGTTCtgaattattgattttCCGTACCTGTAGTTTCAATTCAGGATTCATGGGCCCATTGATTGTTTCAACTACTTCTTTGATTTGGATGTATAACCAAAAGGAATTCTACACCGGTGTACCATGGTAA
- the IRC5 gene encoding putative ATPase (similar to Saccharomyces cerevisiae YFR038W; ancestral locus Anc_7.205), with product MVVFKRKTRFSRRSVTPLVDYKEKEVSDLTPDVLNSDSDTAVRDGNDAINEPIWLHDDLNLDSDIQLDSDADTGGNGNNDDDESLDNLLKSKNERDKEHQDDDNSGADNTDESDTKAVSLKLKKLNEFVTQSQVYSGIIADTLLKRTNELEQEKNTADPITGEEDNIEEPPKKKAKTSILDFFRKKEKKEIKEEVDSKEVLDDETISKEQPHLLKNCILKPYQLEGLNWLITLYENGLNGILADDMGLGKTIQSIALLAFIYEMDTEGPFLIAAPLSTIDNWMNEFQKFAPDLPVLKYYHHGGQNDRTKLLRKFFKKTNGTGIIVTSYEIIIRDSDFIMSKNWKFLIVDEGHRLKNINCKLIKELKKINTSNKLLLTGTPLQNNLSELWSLLNFIMPNIFADFEIFSKWFDFEGLNLQSNSMKLNKMINDELQKNLISNLHTILKPFLLRRLKKTVLADILPPKREYVVNCPLTSIQKKFYTRGLTGKLKKTIFKEYVKTFFTMNAEYIGKVSNKSIREFIDCKLGEDETLDIDDMNDTLKSMDLLYQKHIHPYLVNKRLQNMMMQLRQIVDSTLIFYFPYLHPEDLTLEILLKSSGKLQTLQKLIIPLIKAGHKTLIFSQFTNMLDLLEDWCELNSLRALRIDGSVDTESRKDLIEQFNKKSGKKQAQVFLLSTRAAGLGINLTAADTVVLFDSDWNPQVDLQAMDRCHRIGQEKPVIVYRLCCDNTLEHVILTRAANKRKLERLVIQMGKFNTLKKLALNEGSFLNQAKTEHTSNKELVEELSQLLMSNQSSIGFTRANDKISEELSDEEIKELTDRSLEAYKPDRQVDLPHVRLFETTSGF from the coding sequence atgGTTGTGTTTAAAAGAAAGACAAGATTTAGTCGGAGAAGTGTTACACCACTAGTAGATTATAAAGAGAAGGAAGTCTCAGATCTAACACCAGATGTCCTTAACAGTGATTCCGATACAGCTGTTAGAGATGGAAACGATGCTATTAATGAACCAATATGGTTACATGAcgatttgaatttggaCTCTGATATCCAACTTGATTCAGATGCTGATACTGGTGGAAATGGTAAtaacgatgatgatgaatctttagataatttattgaaaagcAAAAATGAAAGAGACAAAGAGCACCaggatgatgataatagCGGTGCTGACAATACTGATGAATCTGATACCAAAGCTGTCTCTttgaagttgaaaaaaCTAAACGAGTTCGTTACGCAAAGTCAGGTATATTCTGGTATTATTGCAGATACACTATTAAAGAGAACTAATGAAttagaacaagaaaaaaatactgCAGACCCTATAACGGGAGAAGAAGACAACATTGAAGAACCACCGAAAAAGAAAGCTAAGACATCGATCTTGGATTTTTTCCgtaagaaagaaaaaaaggaaatcaaagaagaagtagATAGTAAGGAAGtattagatgatgaaacaattTCTAAAGAGCAACCACATCTTCTTAAAAACTGTATACTGAAGCCATACCAATTAGAAGGTTTAAATTGGTTAATTACATTGTATGAAAACGGTTTGAATGGTATCCTTGCCGATGACATGGGGTTGGGTAAAACCATTCAAAGTATTGCGCTCTTGGCGTTCATCTACGAAATGGATACTGAAGGTCCCTTCTTAATTGCTGCACCCTTAAGTACAATTGACAACTGGATGaatgaatttcaaaaatttgcACCTGACCTACCCGTATTAAAATACTACCATCATGGTGGTCAAAATGATCGTACCAAACTATTAAGaaaattcttcaagaaaacAAATGGGACAGGCATTATAGTTACATCATATGAAATTATAATTAGAGATTCCGATTTTATCATGTcgaaaaattggaaattctTAATAGTCGATGAAGGCCATAGGTTAAAGAACATTAATTGtaaattgattaaagagttgaagaaaataaatacatCAAACAAGTTGTTATTAACAGGTACACCATTACAAAACAATCTTTCTGAGTTATGGTCACTCTTAAACTTTATTATGCCAAATATTTTTGCTGATTTTGAGATATTCAGTAAATGGTTTGATTTTGAAGGATTGAATTTACAAAGTAACTctatgaaattaaataaaatgatTAACGATGagttacaaaaaaatttgatttctaaTTTACATACAATTTTGAAGCCGTTTCTTTTAAGGCGATTAAAGAAAACAGTGCTAGCTGATATTCTACCGCCCAAACGAGAGTATGTAGTCAATTGTCCATTGACttcaattcaaaagaaattctATACAAGAGGTTTGACAGgtaaattaaagaagacaatattcaaagaatatGTCAAAACCTTTTTCACAATGAACGCGGAATACATTGGAAAAGTTTCCAACAAATCAATCAgggaatttattgattgtAAGTTAGGGGAAGATGAGACGTTGGATATCGATGATATGAATGATACATTAAAAAGCATGGATCTACTATATCAAAAACATATTCATCCATATTTagtaaataaaagattacaaaatatGATGATGCAATTACGTCAAATTGTTGATTCTACATTGATATTTTACTTTCCTTATTTACATCCGGAGGATTTAACTTTAgaaattcttttaaaatcaaGTGGTAAATTGCAAACTCTTCagaaattgataattcctttaattAAAGCTGGTCATAAGACtctaatattttctcaATTTACCAATATGCTGGATTTACTAGAAGATTGGTGTGAGTTAAATTCGCTAAGGGCTCTCAGAATAGATGGTTCCGTTGATACGGAATCGAGGAAAGATTTAATAGAACAATTTAATAAGAAATCAGGTAAGAAACAAGCACAAGTATTTCTCTTGTCAACCAGGGCGGCAGGTTTGGGTATAAACTTAACTGCAGCAGACACAGTTGTCTTATTCGATAGTGATTGGAATCCTCAAGTTGATTTACAAGCCATGGATCGATGTCACAGAATTGGTCAGGAAAAACCAGTAATAGTGTATAGATTATGTTGTGATAATACTTTAGAGCATGTTATATTAACTAGAGCAGCAaataaaaggaaattggaaagattGGTCATTCAAATGGGTAAATTCAAtacattgaaaaaattggcATTAAACGAAGGTTCATTTTTGAATCAAGCTAAAACTGAACATACTTCAAACAAAGAACTAGTAGAAGAACTTTCGCAACTATTAATGAGCAATCAATCCAGTATTGGTTTTACCCGTgcaaatgataaaattagTGAAGAGTTATCTGATGAAGAGATCAAAGAATTGACTGATCGATCATTGGAGGCATATAAACCAGATCGCCAAGTTGATCTACCACATGTTCGGTTATTCGAAACTACATCAGGGTTTTAA
- the RSC8 gene encoding Rsc8p (similar to Saccharomyces cerevisiae RSC8 (YFR037C); ancestral locus Anc_7.204), which yields MSTEETTPLPTEEQPLQQVEVEETQEEENADVNMIQDEEATETVPESAIDNNNKPHEINYEEEAQKLEERALKFLAKQTHPIIIPSFAQWFDISKIHEIERRSNPDFFDDSSRFKSPKSYKDTRNFIINTYRLSPFEYLTITAVRRNIAMDVSSIVKIHSFLERWGLINYQIDPKSKPSLIGPAFTGHFQMILDAPQGLKPMIPTETITTQNDDGSTVETEGGSNKVKRGPFPLNLSLRQNVYDSTNDFNALQSASSNNNKQPINKTYVCHTCGNNAVTVRYHNLRSKDSNLCARCFKEGHFGANFQSTDFIKLENDSKRTKTWSDQEILLLLEGLEMYEDQWEKIVDHVGGTKSLEDCVEKFLSLPIEDKYINDIIGSKKDVQKDNDEGTSKPIFNTVEAVDATIKSLLGGLHKETLDEAIPESANRLAEKYIQETQAVALELVNLTMKKLDLKYSKLIKLETSLEEERARYIKETERANNDRLSLSKQVAELNEELSKLNISKRVVLASEQVDAGIKLVDNDEENDELNETNTALKKISDQEAEALSQLEPQVYKPWSL from the coding sequence ATGAGCACAGAAGAAACTACGCCCCTTCCTACCGAGGAACAACCACTACAACAGGTGGAAGTAGAAGAAACCCAAGAGGAAGAGAATGCAGATGTAAACATGATTCAAGACGAAGAAGCTACAGAGACAGTACCAGAATCAGCTAttgacaataataataaacctCATGAAATAAACTACGAAGAAGAGGCGcaaaaattagaagaaagagCGTTGAAATTCTTGGCTAAACAAACTCATCCAATAATTATTCCATCCTTTGCACAATGGTTTGATATATCCAAGATCcatgaaattgaaagaagatcTAACCCTGATTTCTTTGATGACTCTTCGAGATTCAAATCACCAAAATCCTACAAGGACACCAGAAATTTCATCATAAATACATATAGATTGTCACCATTTGAATACCTTACTATCACCGCAGTGAGAAGAAATATAGCCATGGATGTATCTTCCATTGTGAAAATCCATTCCTTTTTGGAACGTTGGGGCTTGATCAACTATCAAATTGATCCAAAATCAAAACCATCCTTAATAGGCCCAGCATTCACTGGTCATTTCCAAATGATACTGGATGCACCACAAGGTTTAAAACCAATGATACCAACTGAAACAATTACTACTCAAAATGACGATGGTAGTACTGTTGAAACGGAAGGGGGATCAAATAAGGTTAAACGTGGACCATTCCCATTGAACCTTTCATTAAGACAAAACGTTTATGATTCAACAAATGATTTTAATGCTTTACAATCTgcttcatcaaataataataaacaaccAATTAATAAGACGTATGTGTGCCATACTTGTGGGAATAATGCCGTCACGGTCAGGTATCATAATCTTCGTTCCAAGGATTCTAATTTATGTGCTAGATGTTTCAAAGAGGGTCATTTTGGTGCTAATTTCCAATCTACtgattttattaaattggaaaatgatAGTAAACGAACAAAGACTTGGTCTGATCAAGAAATATTGTTACTATTGGAAGGTTTGGAAATGTATGAGGATCAATGGGAAAAAATTGTGGATCACGTCGGTGGTACCAAAAGTTTGGAAGATTGTGTTGAGAAATTTTTAAGTTTACCTATCgaagataaatatattaatgatattattggCTCCAAGAAAGACGTTCAGAAGGATAATGATGAAGGGACATCCAAACCTATTTTCAATACAGTAGAGGCCGTCGATGCTACCATCAAATCTTTATTAGGCGGTCTACACAAGGAAACGCTGGACGAAGCTATACCAGAATCTGCTAACAGATTAGCAGAGAAATACATACAAGAAACCCAAGCTGTTGCATTAGAATTAGTTAACTTAACGATGAAAAAGTtggatttgaaatattccaaattaatTAAACTAGAAACAAGTCTGGAGGAAGAACGTGCAAGGTACATTAAAGAAACAGAAAGGGCGAATAACGATAGATTGTCATTAAGTAAACAAGTTGCGGAATtgaatgaagaattatctaaattaaatatttctaaGCGGGTGGTTCTAGCATCTGAACAAGTAGATGCCGGTATTAAACTCGtggataatgatgaagaaaacgATGAATTGAACGAAACCAATACAGCATTGAAAAAGATATCTGATCAAGAAGCCGAGGCTCTTTCTCAATTAGAACCTCAAGTATATAAACCATGGTCATTGTAA
- the IRR1 gene encoding cohesin subunit IRR1 (similar to Saccharomyces cerevisiae IRR1 (YIL026C); ancestral locus Anc_7.201), translating into MAERRRSARISSKSSASSSIAKEVDHSTRSIETDEHTAIDHDNDDSNSELESESESEEDDNEDDEDYIESSKKKGSARATTNKRKRTNNNGIRSTNKRTKTVPTSRSSVLSSTSAKKDQETYLELIKDFEPTELFEILATSEDVSIVELLTSWLETYTENRDKFLKEFINLVLNCCGAVATVEDHDVHSNDSSNETIGEVQLMFQRQKIHEFHLLVSKEHKKKSKYKPLYNNFVEFMSKLLDVANDLQLLFIESSPINKNDETNSENNENTEITMGPLVLDLLTWLSSFSVSKVRSFRYISTLSLYLFQDYLTNYIMILDKNYLSKLSKQLAVEEKKKRPNKKTLEKLNLTIMEIQGNKTVTESIIDNIVKLCFIHRFKDVDESIRSESMVHLAIWTENFPEYFLKVTFLKYFGWLLSDESSSVRIEVLKVLPKLVVDDRGKPTDNSFIRQFFERFKQRILEIALKDVDLEVRIQSINVLTGISSLDYLEDSEMLLILSTIFSNHDIKVSSTSKNSRFLASVAKFFARITNEKCQEFMNDNNLPKTIDNMSIDSTIKIGIFIRLLSNSFVSHLEMIKSGVEPREKIHILFQAAEFLFPYFGSQIENICQLLINDEISNDIAKQLSTKENDDQEEEANDDLDITPLFPTDSNSIVLYVTVLNGLTQGGISSKNSTKFHISDIIIPNYEKLMLNLPLQSIDILAPILEIFTLFTFEDWIHAGYEKTVSKVTEAIMKMFKESNLVCSDADMKYQSFSKVFQHIKKFELKELDELCVNELTYLKLQLENFLKDKMEKNEIGSPENFNETIVDLYEVYVNKLVLLGKGYTLEFDESLIKLFFKNYMSHMPSMLDSLDIETIELMDFKLLVLLVTWQLQKWEDIFENLDPTSSQFNNTSTLKTSMNTIILIIESLNKIMINLPASTESTMTAIYLLNRSLSNSTIDIVVAVRVFELKLPDSNPWKETLKNKLPYYLHTDVSNTFMEVYLYLESCAVNVNESGIHLDRLAEEDVNLNELPKEELFGGNYERELLLFTIKLKGLIKLELLRGDIVSRIALNKDHLSPLYTKVIDDTIFKTSTTEASSTKRSIATVNTRERDLEYNGIERNNTEMEEQDRLDPIEDSSQPTQDDEPMVTNRRYEGLEPIEEQSQELSQEVSPQPFRSISENLSGIGGTADSRSNNIEDSDA; encoded by the coding sequence ATGGCAGAAAGACGTCGTTCAGCTAGAATCAGTAGCAAGTCTTCCGCTTCTTCATCTATCGCGAAAGAAGTAGATCATTCGACACGCTCCATAGAAACAGATGAACACACTGCAATCGACCATGATAACGATGACTCCAATTCAGAATTAGAATCAGAGTCAGAATCAGAAGAGGATGATaatgaggatgatgaagacTACATAGAATCGAGTAAGAAAAAGGGCTCTGCAAGAGCCACAACtaacaaaaggaaaaggacCAATAACAATGGCATAAGGTCAACTAATAAAAGAACTAAAACGGTACCGACTTCTCGATCCTCTGTATTATCATCCACTTCAGCAAAGAAGGACCAAGAAACTTACCTCgaattaattaaagattttgaaCCCACAGAATTATTCGAAATATTAGCTACTTCAGAAGATGTATCAATTGTGGAGTTATTAACTAGTTGGCTAGAAACTTACACAGAAAACAGAgataaatttcttaaagaattcattaatttagTACTAAATTGTTGTGGTGCAGTAGCTACTGTAGAGGATCACGATGTTCATAGCAATGACTCCTCAAATGAAACCATTGGTGAAGTTCAATTGATGTTCCAGAGACAAAAGATTCATGAATTCCATTTATTAGTGAGTAAAGAacacaagaaaaaatcaaaatataaacCATTATACAACAATTTTGTCGAATTTATGTCAAAATTATTGGACGTTGCCAATGATTTGCAACTACTCTTTATAGAATCTTCCCCGATCAATAAGAATGACGAGACGAATTCCgagaataatgaaaatacaGAAATAACAATGGGTCCTTTGGTTCTTGATTTGTTAACATggttatcatcattttctgtCTCCAAAGTTAGATCTTTCAGATATATTTCCACTTTGTCATTATATCTTTTCCAAGATTACTTAacaaattatataatgataCTAGATAAGAATTACTTATCAAAACTTTCTAAACAATTAGCTgtagaagagaaaaagaagagacCTAACAAGAAGactttagaaaaattaaatcttACCATAATGGAAATTCAAGGTAATAAAACTGTCACGGAGAGTATTATCGATAACATTGTCAAACTTTGCTTTATTCATAGATTTAAAGATGTTGATGAATCAATTAGATCAGAATCCATGGTTCATTTAGCCATATGGACTGAAAATTTCCCAGAGTATTTCTTAAAAGTCACCTTTTTAAAGTATTTTGGTTGGTTATTAAGTGACGAATCATCGTCTGTAAGAATAGAAGTTTTGAAAGTATTACCGAAATTAGTCGTGGATGATCGTGGTAAACCTACTGATAATTCCTTTATTAgacaattttttgaaagatttaaacAAAGAATATTAGAAATCGCACTAAAAGATGTTGATCTCGAAGTTAGaattcaatcaattaatgTTCTTACTGGGATATCATCTTTGGACTATTTAGAAGATTCAGAAATGTTATTGATTTTAAGTACGATTTTCAGTAATCATGATATTAAAGTTTCTTCAACAAgtaaaaattcaagattttTGGCTTCTGTTGCCAAATTTTTTGCTAGAATCactaatgaaaaatgtCAAGAATTTATGAATGACAATAATCTCCCGAAAACAATTGATAACATGTCCATTGATTCCACTATTAAGATTGGTATTTTCATCAGGTTATTAAGCaattcatttgtttcaCATCTAGAGATGATTAAATCCGGAGTGGAACcaagagaaaaaatacATATCTTATTTCAAGCTGCTGAATTTTTATTCCCATATTTTGGTAGTCagattgaaaatatttgtcAACTATTGatcaatgatgaaatatCGAATGATATTGCAAAGCAACTCTCTACCaaggaaaatgatgatCAAGAAGAGGAAGCTAACGATGATTTAGATATCACACCGTTATTTCCCACAGATAGTAATAGCATAGTTCTATACGTCACTGTATTGAATGGGCTAACCCAAGGAGGTATAAGCTCAAAAAATTCTACAAAATTCCACATATCggatataataataccaaattatgaaaaattaatgttGAATTTACCATTACAATCAATTGATATATTAGCCCCAATTTTAGAGATCTTCACTTTATTCACATTTGAAGATTGGATTCATGCAGGCTATGAAAAAACTGTTTCAAAGGTTACGGAGgctataatgaaaatgtttAAAGAATCTAATTTGGTTTGTTCAGATGCTGATATGAAATACCAAAGTTTTTCTAAAGTTTTTCAAcatataaagaaatttgaattgaaagaactTGATGAATTATGTGTCAATGAATTAACATATTTAAAGCTGCAGTTGGAAAACTTCTTGAAAGacaaaatggaaaaaaatgaaattggTAGCCCCGAAAATTTCAACGAAACAATTGTTGACCTTTATGAAGTTtatgttaataaattagTGCTGTTGGGTAAGGGATATACTCTGGAGTTTGATGAGTCCTTGATCaaattgtttttcaaaaactATATGTCCCATATGCCAAGTATGCTTGACTCACTCGATATTGAGACCATCGAACTGATGGATTTCAAACTTCTGGTTCTCTTGGTAACATGGCAATTGCAAAAATGGgaagatatttttgaaaatttggaCCCTACATCATCacaatttaataatacatCTACTTTGAAAACATCTATGAATACAATcattttaataattgaaaGCCTgaataaaattatgataaatttaCCTGCATCCACTGAATCAACTATGACAGCAATTTACTTGTTAAATAGGTCACTATCGAACTCTACCATAGACATTGTTGTTGCAGTTAGAGTATTTGAACTAAAGTTACCAGACAGTAATCCATGGAAGGAAACtctgaaaaataaattgccttattatttacataCAGATGTTAGCAATACGTTTATGGAAgtatatctttatttggAAAGTTGTGCCGTAAATGTGAATGAATCTGGTATTCACTTGGACAGATTagcagaagaagatgtaaatttaaatgaacTACCGAAAGAAGAACTATTTGGTGGCAATTATGAAAGAGAGTTGTTATTGTTTACCATTAAACTGAAGGgtttaattaaattagaACTATTAAGAGGTGATATTGTTTCAAGAATTGCTTTAAATAAAGATCATTTGAGTCCATTGTATACAAAAGTTATCGACGATACGATTTTTAAGACAAGCACTACGGAAGCATCCTCAACCAAGAGATCCATTGCAACTGTGAACACTAGGGAGAGAGATCTTGAATATAATGGAATAGAAAGGAACAATACTGAAATGGAAGAGCAAGACCGTTTAGATCCAATTG